The following proteins are encoded in a genomic region of Musa acuminata AAA Group cultivar baxijiao chromosome BXJ2-11, Cavendish_Baxijiao_AAA, whole genome shotgun sequence:
- the LOC135626519 gene encoding uncharacterized protein LOC135626519 isoform X1, protein MASSPPSSPPHPSKKPKMSSSATTSDADEDPSSAPFAAGEPRRRYKRRKVAIFLGYCGAGYQGMQKNPGARTIEGDLEEALFLAGAVPETDRGLPRRYDWARSARTDKGVSAAAQVVSGRFYVDPPGLVARLNAHLSDQIRVFGFKRVTNSFNAKKFCDRRRYVYLIPVFALDPSAHPDREAVMASMGSDNELARCLECSERGRKIPGLMGRWAGSSIAQKRVDLAADASADQTVGVACFSLEESDKSEANKLENFDLGSGGVDDEQHDFSIMIAETNSANMGRNEVEAGKLVSAATDAAAPGNMNPDATVDPVASYVEEYGKLSNEAITMKENSTATDAVAPGNMNPDATVDPVASYVEEYGKLSNEAITMKENSTMEPSASLENQRLEPIVADRTNGEQVTVKSKFCYEDEQRERFNSVLKHYVGTHNFHNFTTRTKAEDPSARRYIISFDANRVVCIEGIEFVKCEVVGQSFMLHQIRKMIGLAVAVMRNCAPESLMDIALKKDVNINVPTAPEVGLYLDECLFTSYNQKWKDSHEVLTMEAYAEEAEEFKMKYIYPHIASMEHKEGAVALWLHSLNQRNYPDFCFMETSHECASATSKDQAGKGTSKWQMEVRMNTVPARE, encoded by the exons ATGGCTTCCTCCCCTCCCTCCTCGCCTCCCCACCCTTCGAAGAAGCCCAAGATGTCGTCCTCCGCCACCACGTCTGACGCCGACGAGGACCCTTCCTCCGCCCCCTTCGCCGCCGGCGAGCCCAGGCGGCGGTACAAACGGCGCAAGGTGGCCATTTTCCTCGGCTACTGCGGCGCAGGGTACCAGGGCATGCAGAAGAACCCGGGGGCCCGTACCATCGAGGGCGACCTCGAGGAGGCCCTCTTTCTCGCCGGCGCCGTTCCGGAGACGGACCGCGGCCTCCCCCGCCGTTATGATTGGGCCCGCTCCGCACGCACCGACAAGGGCGTCAGCGCCGCCGCCCAGGTCGTGTCCGGCCGCTTCTATGTAGACCCGCCTGGCCTCGTCGCTCGCCTCAACGCCCATCTCTCCGACCAGATCAGGGTCTTCGGATTCAAACGGGTCACCAACTCCTTCAACGCCAAGAAATTCTGCGATCGCCGCCGGTACGTGTATCTCATCCCGGTGTTCGCCCTTGACCCTAGCGCGCATCCGGACCGGGAGGCCGTGATGGCGAGCATGGGGTCCGACAACGAACTCGCACGCTGCTTAGAATGCTCAGAAAGGGGGCGTAAGATCCCTGGTCTCATGGGCCGCTGGGCTGGGAGTTCCATTGCCCAGAAAAGAGTTGATCTTGCAGCTGATGCATCGGCTGATCAGACTGTTGGTGTCGCCTGTTTCAGTCTGGAAGAAAGTGATAAATCTGAGGCgaataagctagaaaattttgacCTTGGCAGTGGTGGAGTTGATGATGAGCAGCATGATTTCTCCATTATGATTGCAGAGACTAACTCGGCTAACATGGGTAGAAATGAAGTGGAGGCCGGCAAACTTGTATCTGCTGCAACAGATGCTGCTGCTCCTGGTAACATGAATCCTGATGCTACAGTAGATCCAGTGGCTTCCTATGTGGAAGAATATGGTAAGCTCAGTAATGAGGCTATCACAATGAAAGAGAATTCTACTGCAACAGATGCTGTTGCTCCTGGTAACATGAATCCTGATGCTACAGTAGATCCAGTGGCTTCCTATGTGGAAGAATATGGTAAGCTCAGTAATGAGGCTATCACAATGAAAGAGAATTCTACTATGGAGCCGAGTGCTTCTTTAGAAAACCAGAGATTGGAACCTATAGTTGCTGATAGAACTAATGGAGAGCAAGTGACTGTCAAAAGCAAGTTTTGTTATGAGGATGAGCAGAGGGAGAGATTTAATAGCGTACTGAAGCATTATGTGGGAACTCACAACTTCCATAACTTCACAACCAGAACTAAGGCTGAAGATCCCTCTGCTCGTAGATATATTATATCCTTTGACGCAAATCGTGTTGTCTGTATCGAGGGGATTGAATTTGTCAAGTGTGAGGTTGTAGGACAGAGCTTTATGCTCCATCAGATCAGGAAGATGATCGGCCTTGCAGTTGCAGTGATGAGGAACTGTGCACCTGAGTCACTTATGGATATAGCCTTGAAAAA GGATGTCAATATCAATGTTCCTACGGCCCCTGAAGTTGGGCTTTACCTGGATGAATGCCTATTTACATCATATAACCAGAAATGGAAGGATTCGCATGAGGTATTGACCATGGAAGCTTATGCTGAGGAAGCTGAGGAATTTAAGATGAAATATATATACCCTCATATTGCCTCTATGGAGCACAAGGAAGGAGCGGTTGCACTGTGGCTTCACTCTTTGAACCAACGTAATTACCCAGATTTCTGTTTTATGGAGACAAGTCATGAATGTGCCAGTGCCACCAGTAAGGATCAAGCAG GAAAAGGAACCAGTAAGTGGCAAATGGAGGTCAGGATGAATACCGTGCCAGCAAGAGAATAA
- the LOC135626519 gene encoding uncharacterized protein LOC135626519 isoform X2: MASSPPSSPPHPSKKPKMSSSATTSDADEDPSSAPFAAGEPRRRYKRRKVAIFLGYCGAGYQGMQKNPGARTIEGDLEEALFLAGAVPETDRGLPRRYDWARSARTDKGVSAAAQVVSGRFYVDPPGLVARLNAHLSDQIRVFGFKRVTNSFNAKKFCDRRRYVYLIPVFALDPSAHPDREAVMASMGSDNELARCLECSERGRKIPGLMGRWAGSSIAQKRVDLAADASADQTVGVACFSLEESDKSEANKLENFDLGSGGVDDEQHDFSIMIAETNSANMGRNEVEAGKLVSAATDAAAPGNMNPDATVDPVASYVEEYGKLSNEAITMKENSTATDAVAPGNMNPDATVDPVASYVEEYGKLSNEAITMKENSTMEPSASLENQRLEPIVADRTNGEQVTVKSKFCYEDEQRERFNSVLKHYVGTHNFHNFTTRTKAEDPSARRYIISFDANRVVCIEGIEFVKCEVVGQSFMLHQIRKMIGLAVAVMRNCAPESLMDIALKKDVNINVPTAPEVGLYLDECLFTSYNQKWKDSHEVLTMEAYAEEAEEFKMKYIYPHIASMEHKEGAVALWLHSLNQRNYPDFCFMETSHECASATSKDQAGRTLLEKTLL; this comes from the exons ATGGCTTCCTCCCCTCCCTCCTCGCCTCCCCACCCTTCGAAGAAGCCCAAGATGTCGTCCTCCGCCACCACGTCTGACGCCGACGAGGACCCTTCCTCCGCCCCCTTCGCCGCCGGCGAGCCCAGGCGGCGGTACAAACGGCGCAAGGTGGCCATTTTCCTCGGCTACTGCGGCGCAGGGTACCAGGGCATGCAGAAGAACCCGGGGGCCCGTACCATCGAGGGCGACCTCGAGGAGGCCCTCTTTCTCGCCGGCGCCGTTCCGGAGACGGACCGCGGCCTCCCCCGCCGTTATGATTGGGCCCGCTCCGCACGCACCGACAAGGGCGTCAGCGCCGCCGCCCAGGTCGTGTCCGGCCGCTTCTATGTAGACCCGCCTGGCCTCGTCGCTCGCCTCAACGCCCATCTCTCCGACCAGATCAGGGTCTTCGGATTCAAACGGGTCACCAACTCCTTCAACGCCAAGAAATTCTGCGATCGCCGCCGGTACGTGTATCTCATCCCGGTGTTCGCCCTTGACCCTAGCGCGCATCCGGACCGGGAGGCCGTGATGGCGAGCATGGGGTCCGACAACGAACTCGCACGCTGCTTAGAATGCTCAGAAAGGGGGCGTAAGATCCCTGGTCTCATGGGCCGCTGGGCTGGGAGTTCCATTGCCCAGAAAAGAGTTGATCTTGCAGCTGATGCATCGGCTGATCAGACTGTTGGTGTCGCCTGTTTCAGTCTGGAAGAAAGTGATAAATCTGAGGCgaataagctagaaaattttgacCTTGGCAGTGGTGGAGTTGATGATGAGCAGCATGATTTCTCCATTATGATTGCAGAGACTAACTCGGCTAACATGGGTAGAAATGAAGTGGAGGCCGGCAAACTTGTATCTGCTGCAACAGATGCTGCTGCTCCTGGTAACATGAATCCTGATGCTACAGTAGATCCAGTGGCTTCCTATGTGGAAGAATATGGTAAGCTCAGTAATGAGGCTATCACAATGAAAGAGAATTCTACTGCAACAGATGCTGTTGCTCCTGGTAACATGAATCCTGATGCTACAGTAGATCCAGTGGCTTCCTATGTGGAAGAATATGGTAAGCTCAGTAATGAGGCTATCACAATGAAAGAGAATTCTACTATGGAGCCGAGTGCTTCTTTAGAAAACCAGAGATTGGAACCTATAGTTGCTGATAGAACTAATGGAGAGCAAGTGACTGTCAAAAGCAAGTTTTGTTATGAGGATGAGCAGAGGGAGAGATTTAATAGCGTACTGAAGCATTATGTGGGAACTCACAACTTCCATAACTTCACAACCAGAACTAAGGCTGAAGATCCCTCTGCTCGTAGATATATTATATCCTTTGACGCAAATCGTGTTGTCTGTATCGAGGGGATTGAATTTGTCAAGTGTGAGGTTGTAGGACAGAGCTTTATGCTCCATCAGATCAGGAAGATGATCGGCCTTGCAGTTGCAGTGATGAGGAACTGTGCACCTGAGTCACTTATGGATATAGCCTTGAAAAA GGATGTCAATATCAATGTTCCTACGGCCCCTGAAGTTGGGCTTTACCTGGATGAATGCCTATTTACATCATATAACCAGAAATGGAAGGATTCGCATGAGGTATTGACCATGGAAGCTTATGCTGAGGAAGCTGAGGAATTTAAGATGAAATATATATACCCTCATATTGCCTCTATGGAGCACAAGGAAGGAGCGGTTGCACTGTGGCTTCACTCTTTGAACCAACGTAATTACCCAGATTTCTGTTTTATGGAGACAAGTCATGAATGTGCCAGTGCCACCAGTAAGGATCAAGCAG GCAGAACTCTTCTGGAGAAGACCCTTCTATAA